DNA from Amycolatopsis sp. DSM 110486:
CCGTACGCCTCGGCCTGGTCCGCGCCCATGTAGCGGCCGCCGAGCCGGGTCGCCCATTCGAGCATCTCGTCGAGGTCGTGGTGCAGCGTCGCCTCGGCCGTGAACTGCACGTAGGAATACGGCGGCTTCTGGTCGTCGACGGCCAGCGACAGCCGCGGCTCGCGGCGCAGCGCCTTGCCCTTCAGTGTGTCCGTGCCTGTGGTGAACACGATTTCGTCACCGTCGGGGCCCTCGTTCAGCAGAAACCAGATCGGCGTGACGATCGGGGCCCCGTTGGCGCGAACGATCCCCAGCATCCCCGTCCGCGTGCCTTCGGTCGCGAACGCCCACCACTCGGCCCTGCTCATCTCACGCATGTGGGTCACGCTAGCCGTCCGCGTGTGCGGGCGCCTGAGCAGTCCGACTAGCCTGGCCTGCTGTGCGAGACGACGAGATGGGGTTAGCGGGCCTGGCCGACGAGGGGCTGACCCGCCGGCTGAAGGCGCTCGCGTGCACCGCGCCGTTGCACGACCTCGACGCGCGCAAGGCCAAGCTCGACTGGGCCGACGCGACGATCTACCAGATGGCCGAGATCGCGCTGCACACCATCGACCAGGTCACCATCGCCATGGACTTCGACACGGGCGCGGGCCACGACCAGGTCATCGACCGGTTGCTCACGTTCATCTCGCAGCAGGCGCCTTCGCGCACGCCGTTCGAGCACGTGCGCGTGGCGAAGTGGGTGCTGGACAACCTGATCAACGTCGGCACCACCGACCGCGGCTTCCGGCGCGTCTACGGCTCGATGGGCCCCGGCGGCTACCAGCGCCGCCAGTTCGACTTCAAGCTGCTCGTGGAGCTGGCCGCGCCCGACGGCGAGGTCTACCTGCGCGCCACCGACGAGGCCATCAACGTGCTCGTCGGCGCGCTGGACACCGACGTCGAGTCGGCCCAG
Protein-coding regions in this window:
- a CDS encoding PPOX class F420-dependent oxidoreductase; the protein is MREMSRAEWWAFATEGTRTGMLGIVRANGAPIVTPIWFLLNEGPDGDEIVFTTGTDTLKGKALRREPRLSLAVDDQKPPYSYVQFTAEATLHHDLDEMLEWATRLGGRYMGADQAEAYGKRNAVPEESLVRAKITKVIGRADIAG